In Clostridium sp. DL-VIII, the following proteins share a genomic window:
- a CDS encoding sensor histidine kinase → MGDKFLNLRNWKDKYLNLKISVKIIIYFSIIFLLSTVILNFTYKKINSIYTLEKMRQSSAEVLESAETNTNMIIDNVNNVSKMIISSDNVQNTLRKVDEQGKGRTDYDNISNYLIQFTNFDSNISSIYILDEYGDKYYSENVVYKNFDLEKIKESDWYDELLENRGKYILKLNGGGFFKSDGENYVSLIRVINDINTGQKLGLLVINIDENAFNDLNLKLSQQYGTKLIIKNEKDELITKQDDSAEILNGIKDEDYSDSKMNFSIENVDKKDYIISSIKVQDYDWKLTTIMQYSELSKQTIYTKLFLIYFTIISFILIVIGSIIISKFITRPLKKLSESMEDVKKGEFNEVNIKTYNDEVGELKNGYNIMISQINLLLDKIRRDETLKRQTELNLLMSQIKPHFLYNTLDTINSLALSGENKTIYQMIKSLGRFYRTSLNNGNDIITVEEEIKTVKSYLLIQSIRYKDMFEAQYDLDPECNSFKIIKLTLQPLVENAIYHGIRNKKEKGKIKISTFEEEERVVLTLEDNGSGMDESQIKNIIENNTTGIGVRTTKERLRVFYGGEHEFIVESKKDVGTKIIIKIPKVEK, encoded by the coding sequence AATTTAAGGAATTGGAAAGATAAATATTTGAACTTAAAAATAAGTGTAAAGATTATTATTTATTTTTCAATAATCTTTTTGCTTTCAACAGTCATACTCAATTTTACGTATAAAAAGATAAACTCTATATACACACTGGAAAAGATGAGGCAAAGTTCAGCAGAGGTATTAGAAAGTGCTGAAACCAACACTAATATGATAATAGATAATGTAAATAACGTCTCAAAGATGATTATTTCTAGTGATAATGTTCAAAATACTCTAAGGAAGGTTGATGAACAGGGAAAAGGAAGGACAGATTATGATAATATAAGTAATTATTTAATACAATTTACTAACTTTGATTCAAATATCTCTTCTATATATATATTAGATGAATACGGTGATAAATATTATTCTGAAAATGTCGTTTATAAGAATTTTGACCTTGAAAAAATTAAAGAAAGTGACTGGTATGATGAGTTACTAGAGAATAGAGGTAAATACATATTAAAATTAAATGGCGGAGGATTTTTTAAGAGTGATGGAGAAAATTATGTATCGCTTATAAGAGTTATAAATGATATAAATACTGGTCAGAAGCTTGGATTATTAGTTATAAATATAGATGAAAATGCTTTTAATGATTTGAATTTAAAGCTTAGTCAGCAGTATGGAACTAAACTAATCATAAAAAATGAGAAGGATGAATTAATAACAAAACAAGATGACAGCGCAGAAATATTAAATGGAATAAAAGATGAAGATTATTCGGATTCTAAAATGAACTTTTCAATAGAGAATGTGGACAAGAAAGATTACATTATATCAAGCATTAAAGTTCAAGATTATGATTGGAAACTAACTACTATAATGCAGTATAGTGAATTATCTAAGCAGACTATTTATACCAAGTTGTTTCTTATATATTTTACTATTATAAGTTTTATATTAATTGTTATTGGTTCAATTATTATATCTAAATTTATCACAAGGCCTTTAAAAAAGTTAAGTGAATCAATGGAGGATGTTAAGAAGGGCGAGTTTAATGAAGTTAATATAAAAACCTATAATGATGAGGTTGGAGAGCTAAAAAATGGATATAACATCATGATCTCTCAGATTAATCTCCTTCTAGATAAGATAAGGCGTGATGAGACCTTAAAGAGGCAGACAGAATTAAACTTACTCATGTCACAAATAAAGCCTCATTTTCTATATAACACTCTTGATACTATAAATTCTTTGGCACTGTCAGGAGAAAATAAAACTATATATCAAATGATAAAGTCTTTAGGCAGATTTTATAGGACAAGTTTAAATAATGGGAATGACATAATAACTGTAGAGGAAGAGATAAAAACTGTAAAAAGTTATTTGCTAATTCAAAGCATACGATATAAAGATATGTTTGAGGCTCAATATGACTTAGATCCTGAATGCAATAGCTTTAAAATAATAAAACTAACTTTGCAGCCATTGGTTGAAAATGCTATCTATCATGGCATTAGAAATAAGAAGGAAAAAGGAAAAATAAAAATATCAACATTTGAGGAGGAAGAAAGAGTTGTATTAACTTTAGAGGACAACGGATCTGGTATGGATGAATCACAAATTAAGAACATAATTGAAAACAATACTACAGGAATTGGGGTAAGAACTACAAAAGAAAGATTAAGAGTATTTTATGGCGGCGAACATGAATTTATTGTTGAGAGTAAAAAGGATGTCGGCACTAAAATAATAATTAAGATTCCTAAAGTTGAGAAGTAA
- a CDS encoding pyruvate carboxylase encodes MGKKFKRVLVANRGEIAIRIFRACHELGIRTVAIYTEEDKFSLFRTKAHEAYQIGKNKGPVEAYLNIDEIINLALKKHVDAIHPGYGFLSENPEFARRCEEAGIEFIGPKSEMMEKLGDKIKSKIVSKEVGVPVIPGVEKPISSEEEAIEIAKICGYPVMIKAAAGGGGRGMRIVRSENELLPSFRNAKNEAKKAFGNDDMFIEKYIEGPKHIEIQVLGDKYGNIVHLYERDCSIQRRHQKVIEIAPALSLTQEKREEICVDALKIAKSVGYRSAGTLEFLVDMHGNHYFIEMNPRIQVEHTITEMVTGIDIVQSQILIAEGYELGSAEVGVHSQDDIQPRGYAIQCRITTEDPANNFSPDTGKIDVYRTGSGFGIRLDGGNGYSGAVISPYYDSLLVKSTAYARTFDDAVRKSIRAIKELTISGVKTNVDFLINVLNNETFKKGECDTNFIANNPQLFDIRPRSDEEYRVLKFIGEKIVNETKGTKKEYDVPDIPAITSVEGLSGTKQILDAEGPEGVVKWIKNQKKLLLTDTTMRDAQQSLMATRVRTQDMKNIAKATAVFGNDLFSLEMWGGATFDTAYRFLKESPWKRLESLRKRIPNVMFQMLVRGANGVGYKNYPDNVIREFIKESAESGIDVFRIFDSLNWLKGIEVSLEEVLKCNKVAEVALCYTGDILDEKRDKYSLEYYVNKAKEIEKMGAHILAIKDMSALLKPYAAKKLITALKNEVSIPIHLHTHDTTGNGVATVLMAADAGVDIVDTTFNGMSGLTSQPALNSIVAALRNTDRDTGIHLSGIQKISDYWDTVRPVYSQFESDLKSGSAEIYKFEIPGGQYSNLKPQVESFGLGHRFNDVKYMYKDVNDMLGDIIKVTPSSKMVGDLAIFMVKNDLTPQNIVEKAKNMAFPDSVVSYFKGMMGQPEGGFPKDLQEIVLKGEEAITVRPGELLPPEDFGKIETYLKEKYKFTPCKKDVISYALYPDVFEAYIKSILEYGDVSRMGSDVFFHGLAEGETSEIEIAEGKTMIVQLVKIGDLDAEGNRTLDFEINGNRREIKIKDKTERIISNSGKDDLSKMADPDNKLEVGASIPGTIIKVLAKEGDSVKEGDSLLVIEAMKMETNIVASTTGTVETVLVSEGQQVKTGELLVKIK; translated from the coding sequence TTGGGGAAGAAATTTAAAAGAGTACTGGTTGCTAATAGAGGCGAAATAGCAATAAGAATTTTCAGAGCATGTCATGAGCTTGGCATAAGAACAGTGGCTATATACACTGAAGAAGATAAGTTTTCACTATTTAGAACTAAAGCTCACGAGGCATATCAAATAGGGAAAAACAAGGGGCCGGTTGAAGCATATTTAAATATTGATGAAATCATAAACCTTGCTCTTAAGAAACACGTGGATGCTATACATCCTGGGTATGGTTTCTTATCAGAAAATCCTGAATTCGCTAGAAGATGTGAAGAAGCTGGTATAGAATTCATAGGTCCAAAATCAGAAATGATGGAAAAATTGGGGGATAAAATTAAATCAAAAATAGTGTCTAAAGAAGTTGGCGTTCCGGTAATACCAGGGGTAGAAAAACCTATATCTTCTGAAGAAGAAGCAATTGAAATCGCTAAAATATGTGGCTATCCTGTAATGATAAAAGCTGCTGCTGGTGGTGGTGGTAGAGGAATGAGAATAGTAAGAAGCGAAAATGAGCTTCTACCTTCTTTTAGAAATGCTAAGAATGAAGCAAAGAAAGCTTTTGGTAATGATGATATGTTCATTGAAAAATACATAGAAGGACCAAAGCATATTGAAATACAAGTACTTGGAGATAAGTATGGTAACATAGTACATCTTTATGAAAGAGACTGCTCTATTCAAAGAAGACACCAAAAGGTTATCGAAATTGCTCCAGCATTATCGCTTACACAAGAAAAAAGAGAAGAAATCTGCGTGGATGCACTTAAAATAGCTAAATCTGTAGGTTATAGAAGTGCAGGAACTCTAGAGTTCTTAGTTGATATGCACGGAAATCATTACTTTATAGAAATGAATCCAAGAATCCAGGTTGAACATACAATTACTGAAATGGTAACTGGAATTGATATAGTTCAAAGCCAGATTTTAATAGCAGAAGGCTATGAGTTAGGCTCTGCAGAGGTAGGGGTACATTCTCAAGACGATATACAGCCAAGAGGATATGCAATCCAATGTAGAATAACTACAGAAGATCCTGCAAATAATTTTTCACCAGACACAGGTAAAATTGATGTTTACAGAACAGGTTCAGGTTTTGGTATAAGACTTGATGGAGGAAATGGATATAGTGGCGCAGTAATAAGCCCATATTATGACAGTTTACTTGTAAAGAGTACTGCATATGCAAGAACTTTTGATGATGCTGTTAGAAAATCCATACGTGCAATTAAGGAGCTTACAATTTCAGGTGTTAAAACCAATGTAGACTTTTTAATCAATGTGTTAAATAATGAAACCTTTAAAAAAGGTGAATGTGATACTAACTTTATAGCAAATAATCCACAATTATTTGATATAAGACCTAGAAGTGATGAAGAGTACAGGGTACTAAAATTCATTGGTGAAAAGATCGTAAATGAAACTAAAGGTACTAAGAAAGAATATGATGTGCCAGATATTCCAGCTATAACATCTGTAGAAGGATTAAGTGGAACTAAGCAGATTTTAGATGCAGAAGGTCCAGAAGGCGTAGTTAAATGGATAAAAAATCAGAAGAAACTGCTTCTTACAGATACAACTATGAGAGATGCTCAGCAGTCCTTAATGGCTACTCGTGTTAGAACTCAGGACATGAAGAATATTGCAAAGGCAACAGCAGTTTTTGGAAATGATTTGTTCTCACTTGAAATGTGGGGAGGAGCTACTTTTGATACTGCTTATAGATTCTTAAAGGAATCTCCATGGAAGAGACTTGAATCTTTAAGAAAGAGAATTCCGAATGTAATGTTCCAAATGCTTGTTAGAGGAGCAAATGGTGTAGGTTATAAGAATTATCCTGATAATGTTATAAGAGAATTTATAAAAGAATCAGCTGAAAGCGGAATAGATGTATTTAGAATTTTTGATTCTCTTAACTGGCTGAAAGGTATAGAGGTATCTTTAGAAGAAGTATTAAAATGTAATAAGGTAGCTGAAGTTGCATTATGCTATACTGGAGATATTTTAGATGAAAAAAGAGACAAATATAGCTTAGAGTACTATGTGAATAAAGCTAAGGAAATTGAAAAAATGGGAGCTCATATTCTTGCGATAAAGGATATGTCAGCGCTACTTAAACCTTATGCGGCTAAGAAGCTTATAACTGCACTTAAGAATGAAGTTTCAATTCCTATTCATCTTCATACTCATGATACTACTGGTAATGGTGTTGCGACAGTATTAATGGCAGCAGATGCAGGAGTTGATATTGTTGATACAACCTTTAATGGTATGTCAGGACTTACAAGTCAGCCGGCTTTAAACTCAATTGTTGCTGCTCTTCGTAATACAGATAGAGATACAGGTATTCACTTAAGCGGAATTCAAAAGATATCTGATTATTGGGATACAGTAAGACCAGTATACAGCCAGTTTGAATCAGACTTAAAATCAGGAAGTGCTGAAATTTACAAATTTGAAATTCCTGGTGGACAATATTCAAACTTAAAGCCACAAGTTGAAAGCTTTGGTCTTGGACATAGATTTAATGATGTAAAATACATGTATAAAGATGTAAATGATATGCTTGGAGACATAATCAAGGTTACTCCATCATCAAAAATGGTTGGAGATTTAGCTATCTTTATGGTTAAGAATGATTTAACTCCTCAGAATATAGTTGAAAAGGCTAAGAATATGGCCTTCCCAGATTCTGTAGTTTCATATTTCAAAGGAATGATGGGTCAGCCAGAAGGCGGTTTCCCTAAGGATTTACAAGAAATTGTATTAAAAGGAGAAGAGGCTATAACTGTTAGACCAGGTGAATTATTACCACCAGAAGACTTTGGAAAGATTGAAACATACTTAAAAGAAAAGTATAAGTTCACACCATGCAAAAAAGATGTAATAAGTTATGCATTATATCCAGATGTATTTGAAGCATATATAAAATCTATATTAGAGTACGGTGATGTAAGCCGTATGGGTAGTGATGTATTCTTCCATGGACTTGCAGAGGGAGAAACCAGTGAAATTGAAATAGCAGAAGGAAAGACTATGATTGTCCAATTAGTTAAAATAGGAGATCTTGATGCTGAAGGAAATAGAACCTTAGATTTCGAAATCAATGGAAATAGAAGAGAAATAAAAATAAAAGATAAAACTGAAAGAATTATCAGTAATTCAGGTAAGGATGATTTATCTAAGATGGCTGATCCTGATAATAAACTAGAAGTTGGAGCAAGTATCCCAGGAACCATAATCAAGGTACTTGCAAAAGAAGGGGACAGTGTAAAAGAAGGAGACAGCTTACTTGTAATAGAGGCAATGAAGATGGAAACAAATATTGTCGCATCTACCACAGGAACTGTTGAAACTGTACTGGTAAGTGAAGGACAACAAGTTAAGACCGGTGAATTACTAGTAAAAATAAAATAA
- a CDS encoding ATP-binding protein translates to MPDRISNIIYDSCYPTIIPEIYIENINGKNLIIVEIFPGNLKPYYMKSKGKLKGTYIRVGATNKLSDEEMIMELERQKRNISFDEECVYECNLESIDFSKLNSDFFKLTEKKLKEENLINLKLIKEEHGIKYATKALILLTDNNIFDYARIKCARFKGNDIEEFIDQKELTGPLYEQVEDAIKFARFHINKSGKIGELQRVDEYEIPIVAIRELISNAVVHRDYSISGADIKFAIFDDRIEITSPGFLAKTLDIEDIKIGRSEIRNKIIARFFKEIGFIEEWGTGIKRVIKSCVEAGLEEPEFIETGMFFKVIIKRKSSDKVAISSDK, encoded by the coding sequence ATACCAGATAGAATATCCAATATAATTTATGATTCATGTTATCCAACAATAATACCTGAAATTTATATTGAAAATATAAATGGGAAAAATTTAATAATTGTGGAGATTTTTCCGGGGAATTTGAAACCGTATTATATGAAGAGCAAGGGAAAATTAAAAGGAACATATATTAGAGTTGGAGCAACAAACAAATTATCGGATGAAGAAATGATTATGGAACTTGAAAGGCAGAAAAGAAATATCTCATTTGATGAAGAATGTGTATATGAATGCAATTTAGAAAGTATAGATTTTTCAAAATTGAACAGTGATTTTTTTAAGTTAACTGAGAAAAAATTAAAAGAAGAAAACCTCATAAATTTAAAGTTAATAAAAGAAGAACATGGAATTAAATATGCTACCAAGGCGTTAATTTTATTAACAGACAATAATATATTTGATTATGCAAGGATAAAATGCGCTAGATTTAAGGGAAATGATATTGAAGAATTCATAGACCAAAAAGAGTTAACAGGACCTTTATATGAACAGGTGGAAGATGCAATAAAATTTGCAAGATTTCATATTAATAAGAGTGGTAAAATAGGAGAGTTGCAAAGGGTAGATGAATATGAGATACCTATTGTAGCCATTAGAGAATTAATATCAAATGCTGTAGTACATAGAGACTATAGTATATCCGGTGCCGATATAAAATTTGCAATATTTGATGATCGAATAGAAATAACTTCTCCAGGTTTTTTAGCTAAAACATTGGATATTGAGGATATTAAAATTGGGAGATCAGAAATAAGAAATAAAATTATTGCACGATTTTTTAAGGAAATCGGTTTTATAGAGGAATGGGGCACAGGAATAAAAAGAGTTATAAAGTCTTGTGTTGAGGCAGGCCTTGAAGAACCTGAATTTATTGAGACAGGAATGTTTTTTAAAGTAATTATAAAGAGGAAAAGTAGCGATAAAGTAGCGATAAGTAGCGATAAATAA
- the mscL gene encoding large conductance mechanosensitive channel protein MscL, which translates to MFKEFKEFAMKGNIIDLAVGVIIGGAFSKIITSLVNDIIMPLVGLLIGKVDFSNLFFTLGKGNFKTIQEAKAAGVATVNYGLFINNIIDFLIVAFSIFIAVRQVNKLFKKKEESSADNKKKCKYCCSEIDINATRCPNCTSQLQ; encoded by the coding sequence ATGTTTAAAGAATTTAAGGAATTTGCAATGAAAGGAAATATTATTGATTTGGCAGTGGGAGTTATTATTGGAGGCGCTTTCAGTAAGATAATTACATCATTGGTCAATGATATTATAATGCCATTAGTAGGGCTGCTAATTGGAAAAGTAGATTTTTCTAATTTATTTTTTACATTAGGAAAGGGAAATTTTAAAACTATTCAGGAAGCAAAAGCTGCTGGTGTTGCAACAGTAAACTATGGTTTATTCATAAATAATATAATAGATTTTCTAATAGTGGCCTTTTCTATTTTTATTGCTGTTAGGCAAGTCAATAAATTGTTTAAGAAGAAGGAAGAAAGTTCTGCGGATAATAAGAAAAAATGTAAATATTGCTGCAGTGAAATTGATATCAATGCGACAAGATGCCCTAACTGTACTTCTCAATTGCAATGA
- a CDS encoding response regulator → MDSIVKIMIIDDEYLIRNLIKNCLDWNEIGMEIVGEASNAAEGLNLIRRENPDIILTDINMPVTDGLDMSKGIVEKYPDIKIIVITGYNEFEYAKRSIKLGVSDFILKPIDEEELRASVLKVKREILAEHSMKRQYDNIKEKMIKFNNIIDFDDEKDNENKTLNMEQIKRFIVQNISNCDLSLKMVADYFYVNPSYLSRVFKEKTDKTFSEYIMNTKVTIATEMLRNSNAKAYEVSKKIGIDDPNYFSNWFKKYIGISIKEYKKQNQ, encoded by the coding sequence ATGGATAGCATAGTAAAAATTATGATAATTGATGATGAATACTTAATTCGAAATCTAATAAAGAACTGCCTTGACTGGAATGAAATTGGTATGGAAATAGTAGGAGAAGCTTCTAATGCAGCAGAAGGTTTGAATTTAATAAGGAGAGAAAATCCGGATATTATTTTAACCGATATTAATATGCCAGTTACAGATGGCTTAGATATGAGTAAGGGCATAGTTGAGAAATACCCTGATATTAAAATAATTGTAATTACAGGCTATAATGAATTTGAATATGCTAAAAGAAGTATAAAGCTTGGAGTAAGCGATTTTATACTTAAGCCCATAGATGAAGAAGAACTCAGGGCTTCAGTATTAAAGGTAAAAAGAGAAATTCTAGCTGAACATTCTATGAAAAGACAATATGATAATATTAAAGAAAAGATGATAAAATTCAATAATATAATAGATTTTGATGATGAGAAGGATAATGAGAATAAAACCTTGAATATGGAGCAGATAAAGAGGTTTATAGTTCAAAATATATCCAATTGTGATTTATCGCTAAAAATGGTGGCTGATTATTTTTATGTGAATCCAAGCTACTTAAGCAGGGTATTTAAGGAAAAGACAGATAAAACTTTTTCTGAATATATTATGAATACAAAAGTGACAATAGCTACTGAAATGCTTAGGAATTCCAATGCAAAAGCGTATGAAGTATCAAAGAAGATTGGTATTGATGATCCAAATTATTTTAGTAATTGGTTTAAAAAATATATTGGTATATCAATAAAGGAATACAAAAAACAGAATCAATAA